A single region of the Solwaraspora sp. WMMD791 genome encodes:
- the pcaF gene encoding 3-oxoadipyl-CoA thiolase, translating to MSVAYLVSGVRTPIGRFAGALAAVRPDDLAAHVIRELVARHPSVDWAAVDDVVLGCANQAGEDNRNVARMAALLAGLPERTSGTTVNRLCGSGLDAVAIAARAVVAGEADLVVAGGVESMSRAPFVLPKATTAYSRAAEIHDTTIGWRLVNPLMRAGWGTDSMPETAENVAAEYGVERTAQDAFALRSQQRAARAQAGGRLAAEITPVEVPQGRKGTVTVAVDEHPRETSAEKLAALPTPFRDGGTVTAGNSSGVNDGAAALLVASAAAVQRYGLTPLARVVGAATAGVAPRVMGIGPVPATRRLLDRLDVALSDVDVIELNEAFAAQAVAVLRELGIPEDAEHVNPNGGAIALGHPLGASGARLALTAALELRERSAQRALCTMCIGVGQGISLLLESAR from the coding sequence ATGTCCGTCGCCTACCTGGTGTCCGGCGTCCGTACCCCGATCGGCCGGTTCGCCGGCGCGCTCGCTGCGGTGCGTCCGGACGATCTGGCCGCCCACGTGATCCGCGAACTCGTCGCCCGGCATCCGTCGGTGGACTGGGCGGCCGTCGACGACGTGGTGCTCGGCTGCGCCAACCAGGCCGGTGAGGACAACCGCAACGTGGCCCGGATGGCGGCGCTGCTGGCCGGGTTGCCGGAGCGGACCAGCGGCACCACGGTCAACCGGCTCTGCGGCTCCGGGTTGGACGCGGTGGCGATCGCCGCCCGGGCGGTGGTCGCCGGGGAGGCCGACCTGGTCGTCGCCGGTGGGGTGGAGAGCATGAGCCGGGCACCGTTCGTGCTGCCCAAGGCGACCACGGCGTACTCGCGGGCGGCGGAGATCCACGACACCACCATCGGCTGGCGGCTGGTGAACCCGCTGATGCGCGCCGGCTGGGGCACCGACTCGATGCCGGAGACCGCCGAGAACGTGGCGGCCGAGTACGGCGTCGAGCGTACGGCGCAGGACGCCTTCGCGTTGCGGTCCCAGCAGCGGGCCGCCCGGGCACAGGCCGGCGGCCGGCTGGCCGCCGAGATCACCCCGGTCGAGGTGCCGCAGGGCCGCAAGGGCACCGTGACCGTCGCGGTCGACGAACACCCGCGGGAGACCTCGGCGGAGAAGCTCGCCGCGCTGCCGACGCCGTTCCGCGACGGCGGTACGGTGACCGCCGGCAACTCCTCAGGGGTCAACGACGGTGCGGCGGCGCTGCTGGTCGCCAGCGCCGCCGCCGTCCAGCGGTACGGGCTGACCCCACTGGCCCGGGTGGTCGGGGCGGCCACCGCCGGGGTCGCTCCCCGGGTGATGGGGATCGGCCCGGTGCCGGCGACCCGGCGACTGCTCGACCGCCTCGACGTCGCACTCTCCGACGTGGATGTGATCGAGTTGAACGAGGCGTTCGCGGCGCAGGCCGTCGCGGTGCTCCGCGAGCTGGGCATACCGGAGGACGCCGAGCACGTCAATCCGAACGGAGGGGCGATCGCCCTCGGGCATCCGCTCGGTGCCAGCGGTGCGCGGCTGGCGCTGACCGCGGCGCTGGAGCTGCGCGAACGGTCCGCTCAGCGGGCCCTGTGCACCATGTGCATCGGGGTCGGGCAGGGCATCTCGTTGCTGCTGGAGTCAGCCCGCTGA
- a CDS encoding DUF309 domain-containing protein: MTRRPIDRDRDGAGRPRNARPRDELGRPLPPGAAGVPTTPDDLVLTPVEALDEAQRLLDTGRPFHAHEVLESAWKAAPAPEREFWRGLAQLAVGLTHARRGNPTGAARLLARAAQRIAPYAEQSPYGVPVADLVRFAHAVAERPALDGAVTVRLRPGPGPGPGSGTAQR; encoded by the coding sequence GTGACCCGTCGACCAATCGACCGTGACCGTGACGGTGCGGGGCGTCCCCGCAACGCCCGGCCCCGCGACGAGCTCGGCCGGCCGCTGCCACCGGGGGCAGCCGGGGTCCCGACGACACCGGACGACCTGGTGCTCACCCCGGTCGAGGCACTCGACGAGGCACAGCGGCTGCTCGACACCGGCCGACCGTTCCACGCCCACGAGGTGCTGGAGTCGGCCTGGAAGGCAGCACCGGCGCCAGAGCGGGAGTTCTGGCGCGGCCTGGCTCAGCTGGCCGTGGGGCTGACCCATGCTCGGCGGGGGAACCCGACCGGTGCCGCCCGGTTGCTCGCCCGGGCGGCGCAACGGATCGCGCCGTACGCCGAGCAGTCGCCGTACGGCGTACCCGTCGCGGACCTGGTGCGGTTCGCCCACGCGGTGGCCGAGCGGCCCGCGCTCGACGGCGCCGTCACGGTCCGGTTACGTCCCGGTCCCGGTCCCGGTCCCGGTTCCGGGACAGCGCAGCGGTGA
- a CDS encoding ABC transporter permease codes for MTGLAKRVGFALALPVVLLAVWWFATAGSTSFYSPPLSRILTVFPTTWTAERLLADVLPSLLRLAGGYTVAVVIGVGLGVLVGSFRTVRGVLEPVLEFFRAIPPPVLVPIIMLFAGIDNTMKVVVIAAGCVWPVLLNTVEGVRATDEVLSDTARSYGITGAARLRHLVLRAASPQIAAGMRQALSIGIILMVISEMFAASNGLGFTIVQFQRTFAIPQMWSGILLLGLLGFALSVLFRFVELRALAWYHGLRRAQRSS; via the coding sequence GTGACCGGGCTGGCCAAACGGGTGGGCTTCGCACTCGCCCTGCCGGTGGTGCTGCTCGCCGTCTGGTGGTTCGCCACCGCCGGCAGCACCAGCTTCTACTCCCCGCCGCTGAGCCGGATCCTCACCGTCTTCCCCACGACCTGGACGGCCGAGCGGCTGCTGGCCGACGTGCTGCCCAGCCTGTTGCGGCTGGCCGGTGGCTACACCGTCGCCGTCGTGATCGGGGTCGGACTCGGCGTCCTGGTCGGCAGCTTCCGGACCGTACGCGGCGTGCTGGAACCGGTGCTGGAGTTCTTCCGCGCCATTCCGCCACCGGTGCTGGTGCCGATCATCATGCTCTTCGCCGGCATCGACAACACGATGAAGGTCGTGGTGATCGCCGCCGGCTGCGTCTGGCCGGTGTTGCTCAACACCGTCGAGGGCGTACGCGCCACCGACGAGGTGCTCTCCGACACCGCCCGCTCGTACGGGATCACCGGGGCGGCCCGGCTGCGGCACCTGGTGCTGCGCGCGGCCAGCCCGCAGATCGCCGCCGGAATGCGCCAGGCACTGTCGATCGGCATCATCCTGATGGTGATCAGCGAGATGTTCGCGGCCAGCAACGGGCTCGGCTTCACCATCGTGCAGTTCCAACGCACCTTCGCGATTCCGCAGATGTGGAGCGGCATCCTGCTGCTCGGCCTGCTGGGCTTCGCTCTGTCCGTGCTGTTCCGCTTCGTCGAGCTGCGCGCCCTGGCCTGGTACCACGGCCTGCGGCGGGCGCAGCGCAGCTCATGA
- a CDS encoding ABC transporter permease yields MTAVDNTPVGAGTAGPDRGTSASGPRPTRRRRPSNLLLGLAGLTGLLAVVQILPATPLVSARYLPPATEILAALVDLLGEGRFWVALGDTLTAWAIGLAIAVGAGIALGVLIGTVPLLRALTASTVEFLRPIPSVALIPLAVLLYGTGIESTLLLVVYAAFWQVLVQVLYGVQDVDPVADETARSYGLGTWARVRHVVWPTALPYVMTGVRLAAAVALVLAITAELVIGAPGLGNRIAVAQTSGAVPLMYALVVVTGLLGVAINLVARAVERRALSWHQSMRGEVIV; encoded by the coding sequence GTGACAGCGGTCGACAACACCCCGGTCGGGGCCGGCACCGCCGGCCCCGACCGGGGCACGTCAGCATCCGGGCCCCGGCCGACGCGTCGGCGCCGGCCGTCGAACCTGCTGCTCGGCCTCGCCGGGCTGACCGGCCTGCTCGCCGTGGTGCAGATCCTGCCGGCCACGCCGCTGGTGTCGGCCCGGTACCTGCCGCCGGCCACCGAGATCCTCGCCGCGCTGGTCGACCTGCTCGGCGAAGGCCGCTTCTGGGTGGCGCTCGGCGACACCCTCACCGCGTGGGCGATCGGGTTGGCCATCGCCGTCGGCGCCGGCATCGCGCTGGGAGTGCTGATCGGTACGGTGCCGCTGCTGCGGGCCCTGACCGCCTCGACGGTCGAGTTCCTGCGCCCGATCCCGTCAGTGGCGCTGATCCCGCTCGCCGTACTGCTCTACGGCACCGGCATCGAGTCCACCCTGCTGCTGGTCGTCTACGCCGCCTTCTGGCAGGTGCTGGTCCAGGTGCTCTACGGCGTACAGGACGTCGACCCGGTCGCCGACGAGACCGCCCGCAGCTACGGCCTGGGCACCTGGGCCCGGGTCCGACACGTCGTCTGGCCCACCGCGCTGCCGTACGTGATGACCGGCGTACGACTGGCCGCGGCCGTCGCCCTGGTGCTGGCGATCACCGCAGAGCTGGTGATCGGTGCCCCGGGGCTCGGCAACCGGATCGCGGTCGCCCAGACCTCCGGTGCCGTGCCGTTGATGTACGCCCTGGTGGTGGTCACCGGCCTGCTCGGCGTGGCGATCAACCTGGTCGCGCGGGCGGTGGAGCGCCGGGCGCTGTCCTGGCACCAGTCGATGCGCGGCGAGGTGATCGTGTGA
- a CDS encoding ABC transporter ATP-binding protein — MLDVQGLRKVYDGRQRQVEAVRDLTFTIAAGDLVCLVGPSGCGKTTLLKCMAGLLPPTSGEVRLRGETVTGPPPGMAVVFQEYGRSLFPWMNVRDNVELPLRQKRMARARRRALVDEALAAVGLADTHSAYPWQLSGGMQQRVAIARAVAYQPDVLLMDEPFAAVDAQTRADLEDLIRQLWQRLGVTILFVTHDIDEAVYLGQRVLILSSSPTVVQDEVTVDLPVDRDQLHTRADPRFTQLRGHVYEQIQAAKRGQRAPAGQH; from the coding sequence ATGCTCGATGTCCAGGGCCTGCGTAAGGTCTACGACGGACGCCAGCGCCAGGTGGAGGCGGTGCGCGACCTGACCTTCACCATCGCCGCCGGTGACCTGGTGTGCCTGGTGGGCCCGTCCGGCTGCGGCAAGACGACGCTGCTCAAGTGCATGGCCGGCCTGCTGCCGCCGACCTCCGGTGAGGTGCGGCTGCGCGGCGAGACGGTCACCGGCCCGCCGCCGGGCATGGCCGTGGTCTTCCAGGAGTACGGGCGCAGCCTGTTCCCGTGGATGAACGTGCGGGACAACGTGGAGCTGCCGCTGCGGCAGAAGCGGATGGCCCGGGCCCGGCGTCGGGCACTGGTCGACGAGGCGCTGGCCGCGGTCGGTCTGGCCGACACCCACAGCGCCTACCCGTGGCAGCTCTCCGGCGGCATGCAGCAGCGGGTGGCGATCGCCCGTGCGGTGGCGTACCAGCCGGACGTGCTGCTGATGGACGAGCCGTTCGCTGCGGTCGACGCCCAGACCCGCGCGGACCTGGAGGATCTGATCCGCCAGCTCTGGCAGCGGCTCGGCGTCACCATCCTGTTCGTCACCCATGACATCGACGAGGCGGTCTACCTGGGTCAGCGGGTGCTGATCCTCTCCTCGTCGCCGACGGTGGTGCAGGACGAGGTCACGGTGGACCTGCCGGTCGACCGGGATCAGCTGCACACCCGCGCCGATCCGCGCTTCACCCAGCTGCGCGGTCACGTCTACGAGCAGATCCAGGCCGCCAAGCGGGGTCAGCGCGCCCCGGCCGGCCAGCACTGA
- a CDS encoding SAM-dependent methyltransferase — protein sequence MTDQLDDVPAGVDISRPSAARVYDYFLGGAHNFEVDRQLAEQIMAMTPHLAETMRAGRAFLRRAVRMLLADGVDQFLDIGSGIPTVGNVHEVTHAVDPTATVVYVDIDPVAVAHSRTILADVATAAVIQADLREPDTICDRAVATGLIDFGRPVAVLLAGVAHFIPDADDPQEILRRLRAHLAPGSYLVISHATYEDQPAEVLAAQRLSARTDTEITLRSRADVAAMFGDFTVVEPGIVHLPLWRPDSPTDVDDHPERFGAFGGVARRDAALS from the coding sequence ATGACGGACCAGCTCGACGACGTACCGGCCGGAGTGGACATCTCGCGCCCCAGCGCTGCCCGGGTCTACGACTACTTCCTCGGCGGCGCGCACAACTTCGAGGTCGACCGGCAACTCGCCGAGCAGATCATGGCGATGACACCGCATCTGGCCGAGACCATGCGGGCCGGCCGGGCCTTTCTGCGCCGAGCGGTACGGATGCTGCTCGCCGACGGCGTCGACCAGTTCCTCGACATCGGATCCGGCATCCCCACCGTCGGCAACGTCCACGAGGTCACCCACGCGGTCGACCCGACGGCGACCGTCGTCTACGTGGACATCGATCCGGTGGCGGTGGCGCACAGCCGGACCATTCTGGCCGATGTGGCCACCGCCGCCGTGATCCAGGCCGACCTGCGTGAGCCGGACACGATCTGCGACCGGGCCGTGGCGACGGGGCTGATCGACTTCGGCCGGCCGGTGGCGGTGCTGCTCGCCGGGGTGGCCCACTTCATCCCCGACGCCGACGATCCGCAGGAGATCCTGCGCCGGCTGCGGGCCCATCTCGCTCCCGGCAGCTACCTGGTGATCTCCCACGCCACCTACGAGGACCAGCCGGCGGAGGTGCTCGCCGCCCAGCGGCTGTCGGCCCGTACCGACACCGAGATCACGTTGCGGTCCAGGGCGGACGTCGCCGCGATGTTCGGTGACTTCACCGTCGTCGAGCCCGGAATCGTCCACCTGCCGCTGTGGCGGCCGGACTCGCCGACCGACGTGGATGATCACCCGGAGCGGTTCGGTGCCTTCGGCGGTGTCGCCCGCCGGGACGCCGCCCTGTCCTGA
- a CDS encoding 4-hydroxybenzoate 3-monooxygenase, with product MRTQVGIIGAGPAGLMLSHLLHLEGIDSVVLETRSRSYVERRVRAGVLEHDTAQLLADTGVGDRMRREGLVHTGLDLRFDGVSRRIDLAALTSGRSITVYGQQEVVKDLIAARLAAGGEILFEVSDVSLDGIDSDAPVVRFEHEGTIRELHCLVVAGCDGFHGVCRGAIPETARRTVEHTYPFSWLGILAQAAPSAHELIYTHHEHGFALHSMRSPEVTRLYLQVPNETDLADWPAARIWDELHTRLATDDGFTLKEGPILEQGVTPMRSFVTEPMRHGRLFLAGDAAHIVPPTGAKGLNLAVADVRFLAEALTSWFKLGRGTGLDEYSARCLRRIWRVQHFSSWMTGLLHRPADADEFSHRLQIAQLEYVATSTAAATTLAENYVGLPLDWSRRVDTPVRPTVPFA from the coding sequence GTGCGCACCCAGGTTGGCATCATCGGAGCGGGACCGGCGGGGCTGATGCTCTCCCACCTGCTGCACCTGGAGGGTATCGACTCCGTGGTGCTGGAAACCCGCAGCCGGTCGTACGTCGAGCGCCGGGTCCGGGCCGGCGTGCTCGAACACGACACGGCACAACTGCTCGCCGACACCGGCGTCGGCGACCGGATGCGCCGGGAAGGACTCGTCCACACCGGCCTTGATCTGCGCTTCGACGGCGTGTCGCGACGCATCGACCTGGCCGCGCTGACCAGCGGACGGTCGATCACCGTCTACGGCCAGCAGGAAGTGGTCAAGGACCTGATCGCCGCCCGGCTGGCCGCCGGCGGCGAGATCCTGTTCGAAGTCTCCGACGTCAGCCTGGACGGCATCGACAGCGACGCCCCGGTGGTCCGGTTCGAGCACGAGGGCACCATACGCGAACTGCACTGCCTGGTCGTCGCCGGCTGCGACGGTTTCCATGGAGTCTGCCGGGGCGCCATCCCCGAGACGGCCCGACGCACCGTCGAGCACACCTACCCGTTCAGCTGGTTGGGGATCCTGGCCCAGGCCGCGCCGTCGGCGCACGAGCTCATCTACACCCACCACGAGCACGGCTTCGCTCTGCACAGCATGCGCAGCCCCGAGGTGACCCGGCTCTACCTGCAGGTTCCCAACGAGACCGACCTGGCCGACTGGCCGGCCGCCCGGATCTGGGACGAGTTGCACACCCGGCTGGCCACCGACGACGGCTTCACCCTCAAGGAAGGTCCGATCCTGGAGCAGGGGGTGACGCCGATGCGCAGTTTCGTTACCGAACCGATGCGCCACGGTCGGCTGTTCCTCGCCGGCGACGCGGCCCACATCGTGCCGCCGACCGGCGCGAAGGGGCTCAACCTGGCGGTGGCCGACGTGCGGTTCCTGGCCGAGGCGCTGACCAGCTGGTTCAAGCTGGGACGGGGCACCGGGCTCGACGAGTACTCGGCCCGATGCCTGCGACGGATCTGGCGGGTGCAGCACTTCTCGTCCTGGATGACCGGGTTGCTGCACCGACCGGCCGACGCCGACGAGTTCTCCCACCGGTTGCAGATCGCCCAACTCGAGTACGTCGCCACCTCGACGGCGGCGGCGACCACCCTCGCGGAGAACTACGTGGGGTTGCCGTTGGACTGGAGCCGGCGCGTTGACACGCCGGTGCGGCCGACCGTACCGTTCGCTTAG
- a CDS encoding CoA transferase subunit A — protein sequence MGEISSLSDAVAELVHDGDSVALEGFTHLIPTAAGQEIIRQGRRDLTLIRMTPDIVYDQLIGAGCARKLIFSWAGNPGVGSLHRFRDAVQRGWPRPLEIEEHSHAGMANRYVAGAAGLPFAVLRGYVGTDLVAHTATIAPITCPFTGEVLTAVPALNPDVGIVHAQRADRQGNVQVWGITGVHKEVVLAAKRSLVTVEEIVDELEPRPGAMVLPGWAITRVAEVPGGAHPSYAMGYSDRDNAYYQQWDEISRDRETFTRWLDTQIHHTAEAAPTDGGAA from the coding sequence ATGGGTGAAATCTCCTCACTGTCCGACGCTGTCGCCGAGCTCGTCCACGACGGCGACAGCGTCGCCCTGGAGGGCTTCACCCACCTGATCCCCACCGCCGCCGGGCAGGAGATCATCCGACAGGGCCGGCGGGACCTGACGCTGATCCGGATGACCCCGGACATCGTCTACGACCAGCTGATCGGTGCCGGCTGCGCCCGCAAGCTGATCTTCAGCTGGGCGGGAAACCCCGGCGTCGGATCGCTGCACCGGTTCCGCGACGCGGTGCAGCGCGGCTGGCCCCGGCCACTGGAGATCGAGGAACACAGCCACGCCGGCATGGCCAACCGGTACGTCGCCGGCGCAGCCGGGCTGCCCTTCGCCGTCCTGCGCGGCTACGTCGGCACCGACCTGGTCGCCCACACCGCCACCATCGCGCCGATCACCTGCCCGTTCACCGGCGAGGTGCTGACCGCCGTACCGGCGCTCAACCCCGACGTCGGCATCGTGCACGCCCAACGCGCCGACCGACAGGGCAACGTCCAGGTGTGGGGCATCACCGGGGTGCACAAGGAGGTCGTCCTGGCAGCGAAACGGTCGCTGGTCACCGTCGAGGAGATCGTCGACGAGTTGGAGCCCCGCCCCGGCGCGATGGTGCTCCCCGGCTGGGCGATCACCCGGGTCGCCGAGGTGCCCGGCGGGGCCCACCCCTCCTACGCGATGGGCTACAGCGACCGGGACAACGCCTACTACCAGCAGTGGGACGAGATCAGCCGGGACCGCGAGACGTTCACCCGCTGGCTCGACACGCAGATCCACCACACGGC
- a CDS encoding pyridoxamine 5'-phosphate oxidase family protein, with translation MGKVYPDIDGRLRAFIEAQPMFFVATAPSGGDGHVNVSPKGMRGTFAVLGERRVAYLDYHGSGAETVAHLRDNGRITLMFCAFDGPPKIVRLHGQGSVVPVDDPRFTELAAIFDDAPDQHGARSVVLVDVTRVSDSCGYGVPLLQYGGDRDLLIQAHARRSADDLVDYRATRNAVSLDGLPAFS, from the coding sequence ATGGGAAAGGTCTATCCCGACATCGACGGTCGCCTACGGGCCTTCATCGAGGCGCAGCCGATGTTCTTCGTCGCGACCGCGCCGTCGGGAGGTGACGGCCACGTCAACGTCTCCCCGAAGGGAATGCGGGGCACGTTCGCCGTACTCGGCGAGCGCCGGGTCGCGTACCTGGACTACCACGGCAGCGGCGCGGAGACGGTGGCGCATCTGCGCGACAACGGGCGGATCACTCTGATGTTCTGCGCGTTCGACGGCCCACCGAAGATCGTCCGGCTGCACGGCCAAGGGTCGGTGGTGCCGGTCGACGACCCTCGGTTCACCGAGTTGGCCGCGATCTTCGACGATGCACCGGACCAGCACGGGGCGCGGTCGGTGGTTCTGGTCGACGTCACGCGGGTCAGCGACTCCTGCGGGTACGGCGTCCCGCTGCTGCAGTACGGTGGCGACCGCGACCTGTTGATCCAGGCGCACGCCCGCCGCAGTGCCGACGATCTGGTGGACTACCGCGCCACCCGCAACGCGGTCAGCCTCGACGGTCTGCCGGCGTTCTCCTGA
- a CDS encoding ABC transporter substrate-binding protein, with product MRRPLVALTLATALLVAACGSDSSSDEADGTGEVTDVTVGVIPIVDVAPIYLGDEKGFFAKRGINLTMESGQGGAAIVPGVVSDQFQFGFSNVTSLMTAQVSDVPIKVVSNGVASTGSTDGDFGGVAVKGDSPIQTAADLAGKKVAVNTLKNIGDTSVRESVRKAGGDPENIEFVEMPFPQMPAALENGDIDAAWMVEPSLTVAKDAGARVVAWNFVDTAPELTVAVYFTSTKLAQENPDLVTRFQEAMAESLSYANAHPDEVRDVLRSYTDIDQAILDAMTLPQWPAEINRASIERVAELGLADGVFDSEPDLDALLP from the coding sequence ATGCGACGGCCCCTCGTCGCCCTCACTCTGGCAACCGCGCTGCTGGTCGCCGCCTGTGGTTCCGACTCGTCCTCCGACGAGGCCGACGGCACCGGCGAAGTAACCGATGTCACCGTCGGCGTCATCCCGATCGTCGACGTCGCACCGATCTACCTCGGTGACGAGAAGGGCTTCTTCGCCAAGCGCGGCATCAACCTGACGATGGAGAGCGGCCAGGGCGGCGCCGCCATCGTCCCTGGTGTCGTCAGTGACCAGTTCCAGTTCGGCTTCAGCAACGTCACCTCGCTGATGACCGCCCAGGTCAGCGACGTGCCGATCAAGGTCGTTTCCAACGGGGTGGCCTCGACCGGCAGCACCGACGGTGACTTCGGTGGCGTCGCGGTCAAGGGTGACAGCCCGATCCAGACGGCTGCCGACCTGGCCGGCAAGAAGGTCGCGGTCAACACCCTCAAGAACATCGGCGACACCAGCGTCCGCGAGTCGGTCCGCAAGGCCGGCGGCGACCCCGAGAACATCGAGTTCGTCGAGATGCCGTTCCCCCAGATGCCCGCCGCGCTGGAAAACGGCGACATCGACGCGGCCTGGATGGTCGAGCCGTCGCTGACCGTCGCCAAGGACGCCGGTGCCCGGGTCGTCGCGTGGAACTTCGTCGACACCGCTCCCGAGCTGACCGTCGCGGTCTACTTCACCAGCACGAAGCTGGCCCAGGAGAACCCCGACCTGGTCACCCGCTTCCAGGAGGCGATGGCCGAGTCGCTGTCCTACGCCAACGCCCACCCGGACGAGGTGCGTGACGTGCTGCGCAGCTACACCGACATCGACCAGGCCATCCTGGACGCGATGACGCTGCCGCAGTGGCCGGCGGAGATCAACCGTGCGTCGATCGAGCGGGTCGCCGAGCTCGGTCTCGCCGACGGCGTCTTCGACTCCGAGCCGGATCTGGACGCGCTGCTGCCGTGA
- a CDS encoding GGDEF and EAL domain-containing protein, giving the protein MPASGTGDAAAGIDVDGARRFAQRWAAAAGQLGYLPLSSAETVDILLGHTLRLANAVAAATFSDEPGRDVGRAMVDDHLTEPAVLDWTVSALGRDFLPLVLPHLADPAPARQRVGRLQGALAGGYARALRNRVFAQQSSIRRAAWSARDAAEQALRDSEARFRAVFTGAAIGIGIADLTGRIIDVNQAFADMLGYPVAQLREVNVGQLFHPDDAPGMYQLYLELIEGKHDSVRVEKRYYRKDGRPIWTDLAVSLVRHDDGRPRFTVAMVADISDRYEMQRRLRFQAEHDPLTELPNRVRFFDQLAAALADDQQQVGVCFLDIDGFKSINDGLGHGVGDRVLTVVAQRLVASVADAGHLVARMGGDEFVILVYHCAGTAELVGVAQSVLTALAAPIHVDGHQLTVTASAAVVESAQIGRDPTDVMKAADTTLHWAKADGRGRWAAFDPVRGAQDVTRSALAAALPAALDRGEFVVEYQPIVRLADGTTTAVEALVRWEHPQLGRLGPDRFVTLAEETGLIVRLGRWVLEQSCRQASRWHAAHPYVPIVVSVNIAARQVSDPQLVAEVAGVLTRTGLPPHLLQLELTESAVMATGGEPLRALRRLAGLGVRLAIDDFGTGYSNLAYLRRMPIHVLKLAGGFVEGMRADGPQSDRDERIVDALVRLAHALDLTVTAEAVETAKQARRLAALGCDQAQGWHFGRPVPADQITAALSRNRDRDRDRDVTGP; this is encoded by the coding sequence ATGCCGGCGTCCGGTACGGGCGACGCGGCCGCCGGGATCGACGTCGACGGTGCGCGGCGGTTCGCACAGCGGTGGGCGGCCGCCGCCGGCCAGCTCGGCTACCTTCCCCTGAGCTCCGCCGAGACCGTCGACATCCTTCTCGGACACACCCTGCGACTGGCAAACGCGGTGGCGGCCGCGACGTTCAGTGACGAGCCCGGCCGTGACGTCGGGCGGGCGATGGTCGACGACCATCTGACCGAGCCGGCCGTGCTCGACTGGACGGTGTCCGCCCTCGGCCGCGACTTCCTGCCGCTGGTGCTGCCGCACCTGGCTGACCCGGCACCGGCCCGGCAGCGGGTCGGCCGGTTGCAGGGAGCGCTGGCCGGCGGCTACGCCCGCGCGTTGCGCAACCGGGTCTTCGCGCAGCAGTCCAGCATCCGCCGGGCCGCCTGGTCCGCCCGCGATGCCGCCGAACAGGCGCTGCGCGACAGCGAGGCCCGGTTCCGGGCGGTGTTCACCGGCGCCGCCATCGGCATCGGCATCGCCGACCTCACCGGCCGGATCATCGACGTCAACCAGGCCTTCGCCGACATGCTCGGGTACCCGGTGGCGCAGCTGCGGGAGGTCAACGTCGGGCAGCTGTTCCACCCGGACGACGCCCCCGGTATGTACCAGCTCTATCTGGAGCTGATCGAGGGCAAACACGACAGCGTCCGGGTCGAGAAGCGGTACTACCGCAAGGACGGCCGACCGATCTGGACCGACCTGGCGGTGTCGCTGGTGCGCCACGACGACGGCCGCCCCCGGTTCACCGTCGCCATGGTCGCGGACATCAGCGACCGGTACGAGATGCAGCGACGGCTGCGGTTCCAGGCCGAGCACGACCCGCTCACCGAACTACCCAACCGGGTGCGGTTCTTCGACCAGCTCGCGGCGGCGCTCGCCGACGATCAGCAGCAGGTCGGGGTCTGCTTCCTCGACATCGACGGATTCAAGTCGATCAACGACGGGCTCGGTCACGGGGTCGGTGACCGGGTGCTGACCGTGGTCGCCCAACGGCTCGTCGCCAGCGTCGCCGACGCCGGGCATCTGGTCGCCCGGATGGGCGGTGACGAGTTCGTGATCCTGGTGTACCACTGCGCCGGCACCGCCGAGCTGGTCGGCGTCGCCCAGTCGGTGCTGACCGCCCTCGCCGCACCGATCCACGTCGACGGTCACCAGCTGACTGTCACAGCCAGCGCGGCGGTGGTGGAATCCGCGCAGATCGGCCGGGATCCCACCGACGTGATGAAGGCCGCCGACACCACGTTGCACTGGGCCAAGGCCGACGGGCGCGGCCGGTGGGCCGCCTTCGACCCGGTCCGTGGCGCGCAGGACGTCACCCGCTCGGCGCTGGCCGCCGCGTTGCCGGCTGCCCTGGACCGGGGCGAGTTCGTGGTGGAGTACCAGCCGATCGTCCGCCTCGCCGACGGTACGACGACCGCGGTCGAGGCACTGGTCCGCTGGGAGCATCCACAACTCGGCCGGCTGGGCCCGGACCGGTTCGTCACCCTCGCCGAGGAGACCGGCCTGATCGTGCGCCTCGGCCGGTGGGTGCTCGAGCAGTCCTGCCGGCAGGCGAGCCGGTGGCACGCCGCGCATCCGTACGTCCCGATCGTGGTCAGCGTCAACATCGCCGCCCGGCAGGTCAGCGATCCGCAGCTGGTAGCCGAGGTGGCCGGGGTGCTGACCCGTACCGGGTTGCCGCCGCACCTTCTGCAGCTGGAGCTGACCGAGAGCGCGGTGATGGCCACCGGAGGCGAGCCGTTGCGGGCCCTGCGCCGCCTCGCCGGTCTCGGCGTCCGGCTGGCGATCGACGACTTCGGTACCGGCTACTCCAACCTGGCCTACCTGCGGCGGATGCCGATCCACGTACTGAAGCTGGCTGGCGGCTTCGTCGAGGGGATGCGCGCCGACGGGCCCCAGAGCGACCGCGACGAGCGGATCGTCGATGCGCTGGTCCGCCTCGCGCACGCCCTTGACCTGACCGTCACCGCCGAGGCCGTGGAGACCGCGAAGCAGGCGCGGCGGCTCGCCGCGCTCGGCTGCGACCAGGCACAGGGCTGGCACTTCGGGCGTCCGGTGCCGGCCGACCAGATCACCGCTGCGCTGTCCCGGAACCGGGACCGGGACCGGGACCGGGACGTAACCGGACCGTGA